AGAGGGCGAGCTCGCTCTTCCCCGGGGTCTCGCCTTCGATGACGCCGGGCGTCTCTACGTCTGCGACACCCTGAACCATCGGATCCAGATCTTCGACGGGACCCGACCCGCCGGCACCATCGGCGCGTTCGGTTTGGGCCCCAGCGAACTCAATGGCCCGCGTTCGCTGGCGTTCGCACCGGACGGACTGCTGCACGTGGTCGACGCGGGCAACCGCCGGATCCAGGTCTTCGACACGGAAGGCCGCTGGATCGACGGCTACGACGGCGGGGAGGCTCGTCTCGCGATGCCGGGCTCGATCGCCTTCGGGCCGAACGGCCGCGCCTACGTGGGCGACGCAGCCCAGGGGACCGTGGCCGTCTTCTCCCGCGGAAGGCCAGTGGACCGCTTCGTCCCCACAGACGAGGCCGGACACGCCGTGTCACCGCTCCACCTCGCCTTCGATTCGCAGGGGCGGCTCCGGGTCGCGGGTCCAGCCGCCCCCAGCCTGTCCTGACCACCGGAGCCTCCATGGCCGAGCCTTTCCTCTCCGAGATCCGGATCACCTCCTTCGGCTTCGCTCCTCGAGGCTGGGCGATGTGCGACGGCCAGATCCTCCCCATCAACCAGAACCAGGGCCTGTTCAGCCTGCTCGGCACGACGTTCGGTGGCGACGGGCGGACGACTTTCGGTCTCCCGGACCTGCGAGGCCGGGTCCCGATTCACGCCGGCAACGGCCACGTGCTGGGTGAGCGCGGCGGTTCCACTGCGGTGACGATCCAGCCTGCGCAGATGCCCGTCCACAGCCATTCGGTGGCGGCCGCGAGCCGTCGGGGCACCGAGCCGGACCCCTCCGGAACCGTGCTCGCAGCGGCAGGCGGCGAGCAGTACGGACCTCCCTCGAACCTCGCGGCCCTCCACCTCGACTCCGTCGGGGACTTCGCGGGCGGGGGGCAAGCACACCTCAACCTGCAGCCCTACCAGGTCCTCTCGTTCATGATTGCCCTGCAGGGCATCTTCCCGTCTCCATCCTAGAGGCATCATGGCGATTCCATACGTAGGCGAGATCCGGATGTTCGCCGGGAACTTCGCGCCGGCTGGCTGGGAGTTCTGCAACGGCCAGGTCGTCCCCATCGACTTGTACGAAACGCTCTACAATCTGATTGGCACGACCTACGGCGGGGATGGGCAGGAGACGTTCGGCCTTCCCAACCTCTGCGGCCGACTGCCGGTCCACGCGGGCAACGGCTTCGTCCTGGGTGGCCAGGGCGGGAGCGAGATGGTCACGCTGGCGACCAGCCAGGTTCCGACCCATCGGCACCGGCTGATGGCGTCCCGGTCAGCGGGCGTGACCTCCGCTCCGACGGGCCAGGTGCTGGCGGCGGACGGCGCGCTGGTCTACGCCGAAGGCCGCGAACCCGTTCCCCTCGGCACAGGGTCCACTGGAGTCGCGGGAGGCAGCCAGCCGCACTCGAACCTCATGCCCTACACCTGCGTGAGCTTCATCATCTCGGCGTACGGAATCTTTCCGTCCCCGTTTTAAGCACGGAGAGGTCCGGGCTCCGAGGTCGCTGCAATGGCTGACCCATTCGTCGCAGAGATTCGCATCTTCCCTTTCAATTTCGCTCCGAGGTGGTGGGCCCTCTGTGACGGTCAGATCCTTCCGCTCGCCCAGAACACGGCCCTCTTCACCCTCCTCGGGACCAATTACGGCGGGAACGGCCTGACGAACTTCGCGCTCCCCGACCTGCAGGGTGCCGCACCGATGGGCTGGGGCCAGGGGCAAGGGCTCTCCTACCGCGACATTGGGGAATCGGGTGGGAGTGAGACCGTCGCGCTTGCCGCGTCACAGATTCCGGCGCATTCGCACTCGCTGACTGCCTCCTCCGCCGCCGGGGACGCGCGGAACCCCTCGACCGAGGCCAGCCTGGGCGCGGCGCCGCAGATGTACGCCGCCAATGCGCAAGGGGACACCGAGCTCTCCCCTGCGGCTCTCGACGGCGGCGGTTCCGGTGCGCCGCACGAGAACATGCAGCCCTACATGACCTTCCACTTCTGCATCGCCCTCGTCGGCGTTTATCCGCCGAGAGGGTAGGGATGCAGCTCCCGCCGTTTTCACTCCGGCCGGTCGGCCCCGGAGATGAGCCCTTCCTCCTCGCGGTCTATGCGAGCACGAGGGAGGAGGAGCTGCGACCTGTCCCGTGGTCCGACGCCGAGAAGGAAGCGTTCGTCCGCTTCCAGTTCGAGGCGCAGCACAAGCAGTACCGGGAGCATTGCGCGGACGCGCGCTTCGACGTCATCTGTGTCGGCGATCGGCCGGTGGGCCGCCTCTACGTGCACCGGAGCGCGGAGGAGATCCGGATCATCGACATCGCGCTGTTGACCGCGGAGCGTGGCCGGGGCATCGGAAGCGCGCTGCTGGAGCGGTTCCTCGCCGAGTCCCGCGAGACGGGTGTTCCCGTGCGCATCCACGTCGAGAAGCACAACCCGGCCATGAGGCTCTACACGCGTCTCGGTTTCGTCCCGATCGCCGATCGCGGTGTGTATCTCTTTCTCGAGTGGAAGGCGCGAAACGATGCTTGAGGGTCTCACTGCCGCCCAGTTCTCCTCCCGGATCGGCGAGAGCTTCGTGCTCCGTCTCGACGGAGGCGAGCCGCCCGAACTCGAGCTCGTCCTGAGCGAGGTCGCGGAAGGGCCCGTCGATCCGCGGCCCCCAGAGGCGCGGCGAGCGCCATTCTCGCTCCTCTTCCGCGGACCGGCGTCCCCTGCCCTCCCTCAGCGCATCTACAAGCTGCGGCACCGCGAGCTGGGCGAGCTCGAGATCTTCCTCGTCCCCATCCGGCGCGACGCGCAGGGCCTCGTCTACGAAGCGATCTTCGGATAGGGGTGCGCCATGTCGCGCTCTCCCGATTCCGACCACGACTTTCGACGCATGGACGAGCTGGTCCGGGCGGCGTGGAAGGAGCGCGGCCCGCACGTGCCCTTCACCGCCGGCGACCTGCAGTGGCGGATGAACCGGAACGACCTCGTCCGGATGGAACACATCCGGCTCTGGGAGGCACCCGACGGAACGCTGCTCGGATTCGCGTGGCGCTACGCGCGAGGCGAGATCGACGTGCTCTTTCATCCAGCCTCCCACGCCGAGCGTCTCGTCCCCGAGGTGATCGAATGGTCGGAGTCGCTCGAGGAGCCGAGGCCCACGATCTGGGCGCTGGAGGGAGATCGGCAGCTCGCTGAGGCCCTCGTCGACGCCGGCCTCGCGCCAACCGGCGGCTGCTATCTACATCTGGCCCGCCCGGTTCGGGAGCTGGAGCTGCGGCCGACGCTTCCGCCGGGCTTCTCGCTCCGAGGCGTCGACGCCGGAGAGCTGGCCGCGAGAGCGGCTGCCCACCGCGCGGCCTTCGGGAGCGAGCGGTTGCAGGCGTCGATCTACGAGCGCCTGGTCCGCGCGCCGCTGTACCGGCCGGAGCACGACGTGGTGGCGCTCACCCCCGAGGGCGAAATGGCTGCCTTCGCGTTGGGCTGGTTCGATCCGGCCACCGGCGTGGGTGAGCTGGAACCGGTGGGCACCGTGCCCGCCTGGCGCGGACTGGGCCTCGCCCGCGCAGCTTCGATGGACGCGCTGCGGAGGATGGCGGAGGCGGGGGCCAGGCTGGCGCTCGTCTACGCGCTCGCCACCGATCCGGTCTCCTCGCGCCTCTACCAATCGATCGGACTACAGATCGTCGATCGGAACCTCAGCTACGCGCGCCCCGCCTGAAACCCGATCCGGAAGCACGCGCCAGGCTGCTATCCGTCCACGGCGATCAGCGTCATCATGCCTGCGTCCTGGTGCTCCATGATGTGACAGTGGAGCATCCAGCTGCCGGGCTCGGTCGGCACGAGCCCGACGTCCACCGTCTCCCGAGGGCCGACGAGCACCGTGTCACGCCAGTGTTCCTCGTCGACAGGGCGCCCGTCCCTCGCGACGACCTTGAAGAACTGGCCGTGGAGGTGCATCGGGTGCAGCCGCGCGGACTCGTTCACGAAGCGCAGCTTCGTCCACTTGCCCCGCCGCAGCCGGTAGGGGGGCTCGTGCCATTCCGAGATCGGGCTCTGGTCGTCGTGGTGCATGGGATGGTCGTTGATCATCCACTGGACGCCAAACGGCCCGCCGAGCTTCGCGTTCAGCCGGAACGTGACGTCGGGCGCAATCGCCTCGGCGCCGCTCCACGTCGGCACGAAGCCCGGATTGGGTCTCCGAACAACGATCGGCGCCAGCGATGGGCCTACCCGGATCGTGGCGAGGTGGTTTTCCCTCCTGGTGAAACGGTCCATCACTCGAATTCGGTCGCCCTGGCGAGACGAAGCCACGAGGTCCAGATCGACGCGGTTTCCGGGCGCGAGCACGAGATCATCCGCCGGAAGGGGACGGGCCGTCGCGAGGCCGTCGAAGGCGATCACGCGCGCGTCGAAGGCGCCGAAATCCGGGCGGAACACCCGCCCGTTCGCCGCGTTGAGGATGCGCAGCCGTACCCTCTCCCCCTCGCCCAGGACGAGGTCTGGCGCGACGTCTCCGTTGACGGTGATCACGGTTCCCCACCGTCCGTCGTGGGCCAGGTCACCCCTCGTGACGAAGCGCGGGTCGATCTGGCCGGTCTCGTCGAGCCGCCAGTCGTCGAGGACCCAGAGGATCTCCCGTTCCGGCGGTGCTTCCGCCTCCTCGACGATCAGCATGCCGTAGAGGCCTCGCTCGAGCTGCTCGCTGCCCCGGATGTGCGGGTGGTACCAGAAGGTTCCCGGATCCCTCGCGACGAACTCGTAGACGAAGCTCCCACCCGGCGGAATGGGAGGTTGGGTCACGCCCGGTACGCCGTCCATTCCATTTGGAAGACGGATCCCGTGCCAGTGGATCGTGCTCGGCTGCGGCAGCCGGTTGAGGAAGCGAACCCGTAGCGTGTCGCCCACCATCACGCGGATCGTCGGTCCGGGGAGCTGCCCGTTGTAGGCCCAGACGTCGAGAGAACGGCCGTCCAGGAGCGCGAGGTTCGTCGGGGCCGCGACGAGGTCGAGCTCGCGGATCCGTCCGGTCGATGCAGGCTT
The Vulgatibacter incomptus DNA segment above includes these coding regions:
- a CDS encoding NHL repeat-containing protein; the protein is MQRRSFIGLALAGGAAALLPRAIGTWREAGAVDLVAGPDHLSFDARGNAYRIDPVRNQLSRLDGANDWVRGGTGIREGELNGPTALAFDARQRIHVADAGNGRIQVFEKDGSVSHVIGRPGTGEGELALPRGLAFDDAGRLYVCDTLNHRIQIFDGTRPAGTIGAFGLGPSELNGPRSLAFAPDGLLHVVDAGNRRIQVFDTEGRWIDGYDGGEARLAMPGSIAFGPNGRAYVGDAAQGTVAVFSRGRPVDRFVPTDEAGHAVSPLHLAFDSQGRLRVAGPAAPSLS
- a CDS encoding phage tail protein, yielding MAEPFLSEIRITSFGFAPRGWAMCDGQILPINQNQGLFSLLGTTFGGDGRTTFGLPDLRGRVPIHAGNGHVLGERGGSTAVTIQPAQMPVHSHSVAAASRRGTEPDPSGTVLAAAGGEQYGPPSNLAALHLDSVGDFAGGGQAHLNLQPYQVLSFMIALQGIFPSPS
- a CDS encoding phage tail protein, with protein sequence MAIPYVGEIRMFAGNFAPAGWEFCNGQVVPIDLYETLYNLIGTTYGGDGQETFGLPNLCGRLPVHAGNGFVLGGQGGSEMVTLATSQVPTHRHRLMASRSAGVTSAPTGQVLAADGALVYAEGREPVPLGTGSTGVAGGSQPHSNLMPYTCVSFIISAYGIFPSPF
- a CDS encoding phage tail protein; its protein translation is MADPFVAEIRIFPFNFAPRWWALCDGQILPLAQNTALFTLLGTNYGGNGLTNFALPDLQGAAPMGWGQGQGLSYRDIGESGGSETVALAASQIPAHSHSLTASSAAGDARNPSTEASLGAAPQMYAANAQGDTELSPAALDGGGSGAPHENMQPYMTFHFCIALVGVYPPRG
- a CDS encoding GNAT family N-acetyltransferase, whose protein sequence is MQLPPFSLRPVGPGDEPFLLAVYASTREEELRPVPWSDAEKEAFVRFQFEAQHKQYREHCADARFDVICVGDRPVGRLYVHRSAEEIRIIDIALLTAERGRGIGSALLERFLAESRETGVPVRIHVEKHNPAMRLYTRLGFVPIADRGVYLFLEWKARNDA
- a CDS encoding DUF6916 family protein; the protein is MLEGLTAAQFSSRIGESFVLRLDGGEPPELELVLSEVAEGPVDPRPPEARRAPFSLLFRGPASPALPQRIYKLRHRELGELEIFLVPIRRDAQGLVYEAIFG
- a CDS encoding GNAT family N-acetyltransferase, yielding MSRSPDSDHDFRRMDELVRAAWKERGPHVPFTAGDLQWRMNRNDLVRMEHIRLWEAPDGTLLGFAWRYARGEIDVLFHPASHAERLVPEVIEWSESLEEPRPTIWALEGDRQLAEALVDAGLAPTGGCYLHLARPVRELELRPTLPPGFSLRGVDAGELAARAAAHRAAFGSERLQASIYERLVRAPLYRPEHDVVALTPEGEMAAFALGWFDPATGVGELEPVGTVPAWRGLGLARAASMDALRRMAEAGARLALVYALATDPVSSRLYQSIGLQIVDRNLSYARPA
- a CDS encoding multicopper oxidase family protein, giving the protein MRFLALLLAPLAILPACKDSEGRAVERLAAEASPFLERKPASTGRIRELDLVAAPTNLALLDGRSLDVWAYNGQLPGPTIRVMVGDTLRVRFLNRLPQPSTIHWHGIRLPNGMDGVPGVTQPPIPPGGSFVYEFVARDPGTFWYHPHIRGSEQLERGLYGMLIVEEAEAPPEREILWVLDDWRLDETGQIDPRFVTRGDLAHDGRWGTVITVNGDVAPDLVLGEGERVRLRILNAANGRVFRPDFGAFDARVIAFDGLATARPLPADDLVLAPGNRVDLDLVASSRQGDRIRVMDRFTRRENHLATIRVGPSLAPIVVRRPNPGFVPTWSGAEAIAPDVTFRLNAKLGGPFGVQWMINDHPMHHDDQSPISEWHEPPYRLRRGKWTKLRFVNESARLHPMHLHGQFFKVVARDGRPVDEEHWRDTVLVGPRETVDVGLVPTEPGSWMLHCHIMEHQDAGMMTLIAVDG